The genomic DNA GCTTTTAGTACCGCTCATTATTGGGTAAGTAGCGCTATCCTTCAAAATTTTTAGATTAAAACCAAGAGAGACGGCATTTGATTTGATTCGACAAAAGAGCGACTACATTATACCCTAGAAAATACAACTTTTTCCGGTTGATCTTGATATTTTCCGCGACGCTGCTCGTAACTAACTTCACAAGCTTCACCTTCTAAAAAGAGTAGTTGTACGACTCCTTCGTTGGCATAAATGCGACAATCTGCACTCGAAGAATTTGAGAACTCTAAAGTCAAATGACCGCGCCAACCGGCTTCAGCAGGCGTTAAATTCGCGATTAAACCAACGCGAGCGTAAGTTGATTTTCCGATACATAAAACTGTAATCGTATCGGGGATTTCTAGTCGTTCTAACGCGACACCCAAACCGTAGGAATGGGCAGGCAAAATAAAAAAACTGCCGTTTTCATCGTCGTGTAGTTTGACGGGTTCGAGATTTTCTGGATTTAAGTTTTTGGGATCGACAACCGTTCCGGGAATATGGCGAAAAACTCGGAATTCTAACGGCGAAAGGCGAATATCGTAGCCAAAACTGCTCAATCCGTAGGAAATGACGGGTAAATTTTCAACTCGCCGAATTAATTTAGGTTCAAAGGGCGCAATCATACCCTTAGCTGCCATTTTTGCAATCCACGTATCGTTCTGAATCACGGTTCTCGTTCTCGTTCTATAAGCCAAGCAGATTATCATAAC from Oscillatoria sp. FACHB-1406 includes the following:
- the dcd gene encoding dCTP deaminase, producing the protein MIQNDTWIAKMAAKGMIAPFEPKLIRRVENLPVISYGLSSFGYDIRLSPLEFRVFRHIPGTVVDPKNLNPENLEPVKLHDDENGSFFILPAHSYGLGVALERLEIPDTITVLCIGKSTYARVGLIANLTPAEAGWRGHLTLEFSNSSSADCRIYANEGVVQLLFLEGEACEVSYEQRRGKYQDQPEKVVFSRV